The proteins below come from a single Rhodothermia bacterium genomic window:
- a CDS encoding universal stress protein — protein sequence MLKINKILVPTDFSTNADFALNYALKVAHTLNAQEMHLVHVDLYGEVTNDDELMDKLKHVEKPADEVLPFTYRLIQGHIHAAPALSEYAAENGIDLIVMGTHGLRGMRRFLLGSVAEELVRTATCPVITLHENQKGSADIKRIVVPVDFSDHSRTALSQAKHLAAAYGASVDALYVIEEWYYPHIFGMQLPSLAETNPEMNEMAQKSIEKFYTETPGPDVEHTLSVHFGTIVNSIRAHAAEINADLVVIATHGVTSEWEELIGSVTEKLVRTSDVPMWTMRPVKGGDSNTWLGGTTAAHVA from the coding sequence ATGTTGAAGATCAACAAAATCCTCGTTCCAACCGACTTCTCTACCAATGCAGACTTCGCACTCAACTATGCGCTAAAAGTCGCACATACGCTCAACGCACAAGAGATGCATTTGGTGCATGTGGATCTGTATGGTGAAGTGACCAATGACGACGAATTGATGGACAAACTGAAACACGTAGAAAAACCAGCTGACGAAGTTCTTCCGTTCACGTATCGCCTCATTCAAGGTCATATTCATGCCGCTCCAGCCCTTTCGGAATATGCCGCCGAAAATGGCATTGACCTCATTGTAATGGGTACACACGGTCTTCGTGGGATGCGCCGTTTCCTTCTCGGCTCTGTTGCCGAAGAATTGGTTCGGACGGCCACTTGTCCCGTTATCACCCTTCATGAAAACCAAAAAGGCTCGGCGGACATCAAGCGCATTGTCGTCCCAGTAGATTTCTCCGACCACAGCCGGACGGCTCTAAGCCAAGCAAAACACTTGGCCGCTGCCTATGGCGCCAGTGTGGATGCCCTCTATGTGATCGAAGAATGGTATTACCCACATATTTTTGGGATGCAACTTCCATCACTTGCCGAGACCAATCCTGAAATGAATGAAATGGCTCAAAAATCTATCGAGAAATTCTATACAGAAACGCCAGGGCCAGACGTAGAACATACCCTTTCTGTTCACTTCGGAACCATTGTAAACAGCATTCGCGCACACGCTGCCGAAATCAATGCGGACTTGGTCGTTATTGCTACCCATGGCGTAACCAGTGAATGGGAAGAACTTATTGGTAGCGTTACAGAGAAATTAGTCCGTACCAGTGATGTTCCTATGTGGACGATGCGTCCCGTTAAAGGGGGAGATAGCAATACATGGCTCGGAGGCACTACCGCCGCTCATGTTGCTTAA